A window from Pseudomonas alloputida encodes these proteins:
- a CDS encoding glycosyl transferase family protein: MTEPRPLTLETPAEHPFAEFVRILGKGKRGARGLTREEARAAMTLLLEGKVEDTQLGAFLMLLRHKEESAEELAGFTEALRAHLQAPRIAVDLDWPTYAGKKRHLPWYLLAAKCLANNGVRILMHGGGAHTAGRMYTEQLLDLLQIPLCRDWAAVGNALDQHQLAFFPLHDWAPQLQRMIDLRNTLGLRSPIHSLARVLNPLGARCGLQSIFHPGYQAVHREASRLLGDHAVVIKGDGGEIEVNPDVISHLYGTTAGEAWDEEWPALSERRHVKPPSLQAEHLLAFWRGEVEDSYGEKALIATMALALRGLGQHREQAFVTAQGYWDTRNRSI; encoded by the coding sequence ATGACCGAACCTCGTCCGCTCACTCTGGAAACCCCCGCCGAACACCCGTTCGCCGAATTCGTGCGCATTCTCGGCAAAGGCAAGCGCGGCGCGCGTGGCCTGACCCGCGAGGAGGCCCGTGCAGCCATGACCTTGCTGCTGGAAGGCAAGGTCGAAGACACCCAGCTCGGTGCCTTCCTCATGCTGCTGCGGCACAAGGAAGAAAGCGCCGAAGAGCTGGCCGGCTTCACCGAGGCCTTGCGCGCCCACCTGCAGGCGCCACGCATCGCCGTTGACCTGGACTGGCCCACGTACGCCGGCAAGAAGCGTCACCTGCCCTGGTACCTGCTGGCCGCCAAGTGCCTGGCCAACAATGGCGTGCGCATTCTGATGCACGGCGGCGGCGCACACACTGCCGGGCGTATGTATACAGAGCAACTCCTCGACCTGCTGCAGATTCCGCTGTGCCGCGACTGGGCCGCCGTCGGCAACGCGCTGGACCAGCACCAGCTGGCATTCTTCCCGCTGCACGACTGGGCGCCGCAGCTGCAACGCATGATCGACCTGCGCAATACCCTGGGCCTGCGCTCGCCCATCCACTCGCTGGCTCGGGTGCTCAACCCGCTGGGCGCTCGCTGTGGATTGCAGAGCATCTTTCACCCCGGTTACCAGGCAGTGCACCGCGAGGCCAGCCGATTGCTGGGCGACCATGCCGTGGTGATCAAGGGTGATGGTGGCGAAATCGAGGTCAATCCCGATGTCATCAGCCATCTCTACGGCACCACGGCGGGTGAGGCGTGGGATGAAGAGTGGCCAGCGCTGAGCGAACGACGCCATGTCAAGCCGCCCAGCCTGCAGGCAGAGCACTTGCTGGCGTTCTGGCGTGGCGAAGTGGAAGACAGTTATGGCGAGAAGGCCCTGATTGCGACCATGGCGCTGGCCCTGCGTGGTTTGGGACAGCACCGCGAGCAGGCGTTCGTCACAGCGCAAGGCTACTGGGACACTCGAAATAGATCGATTTAG
- a CDS encoding TusE/DsrC/DsvC family sulfur relay protein: protein MNTLTVGDQVIALDKDGFLVDLQDWSHDAAEALAKREGIPLTADHWEILELLRQFYQEYQLSPATRPLIKYTALKLGPEKGNSPHLNRLFNGTPAKLAAKLAGLPKPTNCI from the coding sequence ATGAATACGCTCACCGTTGGCGATCAGGTGATCGCCCTGGACAAGGATGGCTTCCTGGTCGATCTGCAAGATTGGTCTCACGACGCCGCCGAGGCTTTGGCCAAGCGCGAGGGTATCCCGTTGACGGCGGACCACTGGGAAATCCTCGAACTGCTCCGTCAGTTCTACCAGGAATACCAGCTGTCTCCGGCCACCCGCCCGCTGATCAAGTACACGGCCCTCAAGCTGGGCCCTGAAAAGGGCAACAGCCCGCACCTTAACCGCCTGTTCAACGGCACCCCCGCCAAACTTGCCGCCAAGCTGGCGGGCCTGCCCAAGCCGACCAACTGCATATGA
- the tusB gene encoding sulfurtransferase complex subunit TusB, which yields MKTLHVIAHSPFGDERLASCLRLLGAEDALLLCGDAVYALRSGSEPHGHLQAAGLAQRLFALDEDVQARAVGNDLAKAVDYAGFVELSLQYDKVNSWL from the coding sequence ATGAAGACCCTGCATGTAATTGCCCATTCCCCGTTTGGCGACGAGCGCCTGGCCAGTTGCCTGCGCCTGCTCGGTGCCGAAGATGCCCTGCTGCTGTGCGGCGATGCCGTGTATGCCCTGCGCAGCGGCAGCGAGCCGCATGGCCATCTGCAAGCCGCCGGCCTGGCCCAGCGCCTGTTCGCCCTGGACGAGGATGTACAGGCCCGCGCGGTCGGCAACGACCTGGCAAAGGCCGTGGACTACGCCGGGTTCGTCGAACTGTCGCTGCAATACGACAAGGTCAACAGCTGGCTATGA
- the tusC gene encoding sulfurtransferase complex subunit TusC, producing MAKSLLIISRQAPWNGPSAREALDIALAGGAFDLPLGMLFLDDGVFQLAPDQQPAAVQQKNLAANLQALPMFGVEELFACNHSLARRGLAAETLALPVQVLDDAALTALIARFDQVITL from the coding sequence ATGGCCAAGTCCTTGTTGATCATCAGCCGTCAGGCACCGTGGAATGGCCCCTCTGCCCGCGAGGCGCTGGACATCGCCCTGGCCGGCGGCGCGTTCGACCTGCCGTTGGGCATGCTGTTCCTCGACGATGGTGTGTTCCAGCTCGCGCCGGACCAGCAACCCGCCGCCGTGCAACAGAAGAACCTGGCCGCCAACCTGCAGGCGTTGCCGATGTTCGGTGTCGAAGAACTGTTCGCCTGCAACCACAGCCTGGCCCGCCGTGGCCTGGCAGCCGAAACCCTGGCGCTGCCGGTGCAAGTGCTCGATGACGCAGCGCTGACCGCCCTGATAGCCCGTTTCGACCAGGTGATAACGCTCTGA
- the tusD gene encoding sulfurtransferase complex subunit TusD has product MKFAIAVFSPAHAPSSRRALRFAEAVLAGGHEIARLFFYQDGVHSASANVVAPQDELDVAGQWRTFIQTHQLDAVVCIAAALRRGVLDEAEANRYQRPAVNLPKPWELSGLGQLHEAAQVADRLVCFGGD; this is encoded by the coding sequence ATGAAATTCGCTATCGCGGTGTTCTCCCCGGCCCATGCGCCCTCTTCGCGACGCGCCCTGCGCTTCGCCGAGGCGGTGCTGGCCGGCGGGCATGAGATTGCCCGACTGTTCTTCTATCAGGACGGGGTGCACAGTGCCTCGGCCAACGTCGTCGCCCCTCAGGACGAACTGGACGTGGCTGGCCAGTGGCGCACCTTCATACAGACCCATCAGCTGGACGCCGTGGTGTGTATCGCCGCCGCCCTGCGCCGTGGCGTACTCGACGAAGCCGAGGCCAACCGCTACCAGCGACCGGCCGTGAACCTGCCCAAGCCCTGGGAACTGTCGGGGCTGGGCCAACTGCACGAGGCCGCGCAAGTGGCTGACCGCCTTGTCTGCTTCGGAGGCGACTGA
- a CDS encoding nucleobase:cation symporter-2 family protein produces MSSHEHSPGAGAPANELVLGLEDKPRLLIGLLAALQHLLAIIVPIVTPGLLICQALGVSARDTNLIVSMSLVISGIATFVQCKRFGPFGAGLLIVQGTSFNFVGPLIAGGALMVKQGTPVEGVMAAIFGVVIAGSFVEMGVSRILPFVKRLITPLVTGIVVLMIGLTLIKVGLISMGGGFGAMANGTFANGENLLMSGVVLAIIVVLNRIPVVWMRSCAIVIALAVGYALAGYLGRLDFTGMHEAALFQVPTPLHFGLGFSWALFIPMLVIYLVTSLEAIGDVTATSKVSRQPVEGPMWMQRIKGGVLVNGANSLLAGLFNTFPSSIFAQNNGVIQLTGIASRHIGMWIAVMLVLLGLFPSVAGVIQAVPEPVLGGAAMVMFGAVAASGINILASTRLDRRALLIIAVSLALGLGVAQVPEFLAHMPAAIRNVLESGVATGGICALVLNWFLPEGKEQA; encoded by the coding sequence TGGCAGCCCTGCAGCACCTGCTGGCGATCATCGTGCCGATCGTCACCCCTGGCCTGCTGATCTGCCAGGCGTTGGGTGTATCTGCACGTGATACCAATTTGATCGTTTCGATGTCGCTGGTGATCTCGGGTATCGCCACCTTCGTCCAGTGCAAACGCTTCGGCCCATTTGGCGCGGGGCTGCTGATCGTTCAGGGCACCAGCTTCAACTTCGTCGGCCCGCTGATTGCCGGCGGTGCGCTGATGGTCAAGCAAGGCACGCCGGTTGAAGGCGTAATGGCAGCCATTTTTGGCGTAGTAATCGCGGGCTCGTTCGTCGAGATGGGCGTGTCGCGCATCCTGCCCTTCGTCAAACGCCTGATCACCCCGCTGGTGACTGGCATCGTGGTGTTGATGATCGGCCTGACGCTGATCAAGGTCGGCCTGATCAGCATGGGCGGTGGCTTTGGTGCCATGGCCAATGGCACCTTTGCCAATGGCGAAAACCTGCTGATGTCGGGCGTGGTACTGGCGATCATCGTCGTTCTCAACCGTATCCCGGTGGTGTGGATGCGCAGCTGCGCCATCGTCATCGCCCTGGCGGTCGGCTATGCGCTGGCCGGATACCTGGGCCGCCTGGACTTTACCGGCATGCACGAGGCCGCGCTGTTCCAGGTGCCGACACCGCTGCACTTTGGCCTGGGCTTCTCGTGGGCGCTGTTCATTCCGATGCTGGTGATCTACCTGGTCACTTCGCTGGAAGCCATCGGTGACGTTACCGCCACCAGCAAGGTGTCGCGCCAGCCGGTCGAAGGGCCGATGTGGATGCAGCGGATCAAGGGGGGCGTGCTGGTCAACGGCGCCAACTCGCTGCTGGCCGGTCTGTTCAACACCTTCCCTAGCTCGATTTTTGCCCAGAACAACGGGGTGATTCAGCTGACCGGTATTGCCAGCCGTCATATCGGTATGTGGATTGCCGTGATGCTGGTGTTGCTGGGTCTGTTCCCGAGTGTTGCCGGGGTGATTCAGGCCGTGCCGGAGCCGGTGCTGGGCGGCGCGGCGATGGTCATGTTTGGTGCGGTTGCGGCGTCGGGGATCAATATTCTGGCCAGCACCCGGCTGGACCGTCGGGCGCTGCTGATTATTGCCGTGTCGTTGGCACTGGGCCTGGGTGTGGCGCAGGTGCCAGAGTTCCTGGCGCACATGCCGGCGGCGATTCGCAATGTGCTGGAGTCGGGTGTGGCTACCGGGGGGATTTGTGCGCTGGTGCTGAACTGGTTCTTGCCGGAGGGCAAGGAGCAGGCTTGA